In the Pseudomonas sp. ADAK2 genome, one interval contains:
- a CDS encoding HAD family hydrolase encodes MHYQTVLFDLDGTLTDPREGITRSIQFALAKLGIDEPDLTKLEHFIGPPLLQAFMQFYEFDEPKAWEAVNFYRERFKVTGLYENRVFDGVTPLLETLSGQGRQLFIATSKPWVFAREIARHFDFARHFKVIYGSELDGTRTNKVELIAHLIAEEGLDPAQTLMIGDRKHDLIGARSNGLDAAAVGYGFGSREELSAETPAYHFETLEEMHQAFLRR; translated from the coding sequence ATGCATTACCAAACTGTTCTGTTCGACCTCGATGGCACCCTGACCGACCCGCGCGAGGGCATTACCCGTTCGATCCAGTTTGCGTTGGCCAAACTGGGCATCGATGAACCCGACCTGACCAAGCTCGAACACTTCATCGGCCCGCCGCTGTTGCAGGCGTTCATGCAGTTCTACGAATTCGACGAGCCGAAGGCGTGGGAAGCGGTGAATTTCTATCGCGAGCGCTTCAAAGTCACCGGCCTTTATGAGAACCGCGTGTTCGACGGCGTTACACCGCTGTTGGAAACCCTGAGCGGGCAAGGACGACAGCTCTTTATCGCCACGTCAAAACCCTGGGTGTTCGCCCGCGAGATTGCCCGGCACTTCGACTTCGCCAGGCACTTCAAAGTGATTTACGGCAGTGAATTGGACGGGACACGAACCAATAAAGTCGAATTGATCGCCCATTTAATCGCCGAGGAAGGCCTCGACCCGGCCCAGACCCTGATGATTGGCGACCGCAAACACGATTTGATTGGCGCCCGGAGCAATGGCCTGGACGCCGCGGCGGTGGGTTATGGGTTTGGCAGCCGGGAAGAACTGAGCGCCGAAACACCGGCTTATCATTTCGAAACGCTGGAAGAGATGCATCAGGCGTTTTTGCGGCGTTAA
- a CDS encoding gamma carbonic anhydrase family protein: MTLRKYLNHTPLLGKGAFVDGSAVVIGDVEIGEDSSVWPLTVIRGDMHRIRIGARTSVQDGCVLHITHAGPFNPDGFPCLIGDDVTVAHKVMLHGCSVGSRVLIGMGSIVMDGAVVEDDVIIGAGSLVPPGKRLESGFLYVGSPVKQIRPLTDKEQAFFTYSAANYVRLKDLHLAEGYDQL; encoded by the coding sequence GTGACCCTTCGCAAGTATCTGAACCACACGCCGCTACTGGGCAAAGGCGCTTTTGTCGACGGCTCGGCGGTGGTGATCGGCGACGTCGAAATCGGCGAAGACAGCTCCGTCTGGCCGCTGACGGTGATCCGCGGCGACATGCACCGCATCCGCATTGGTGCGCGCACCAGCGTCCAGGATGGCTGCGTGTTGCACATCACCCACGCCGGGCCGTTCAACCCGGATGGCTTTCCGTGTTTGATCGGCGATGACGTGACCGTCGCTCACAAAGTCATGCTCCACGGCTGCTCGGTGGGCAGCCGGGTGTTGATTGGCATGGGCAGCATCGTCATGGACGGTGCGGTGGTCGAGGACGATGTGATCATCGGCGCCGGCAGCCTGGTGCCGCCGGGCAAGCGCCTGGAAAGCGGTTTCCTGTACGTCGGCAGCCCGGTGAAACAGATCCGCCCGCTGACTGACAAGGAACAGGCCTTTTTCACCTACAGCGCGGCGAACTACGTGAGGCTCAAGGACCTGCATTTGGCTGAAGGCTACGACCAGCTCTGA
- the prlC gene encoding oligopeptidase A: MFLPAKVPTVSVNNPLLQSYDLPPFSAIRAEHVQPAIEQILADNRAAIIEILKTQGKQPTWAGLVLAMDELNDRLGAAWSPVSHLNAVCNSAELREAYESCLPALSAYSTEMGQNRELFQAFEALANSPEAAGFDVAQKTILEHALRDFRLSGIDLPEAEQKRYAEVQSKLSELGSRFSNQLLDATQAWTKHVTDETALAGLTDSAKAQMAAAAQAKGLEGFLITLEFPSYYAVMTYAHDRALREEVYAAYCTRASDQGPNAGQNDNGPVMEEILDLRQELAKLLGFASFSELSLATKMAESSDQVLSFLRDLAKRSKPFAAQDLDQLKAYAAEQGCPDLQSWDSGFYGEKLREQRYSVAQEALRAYFPIDKVLGGLFAIVQRLYGIEIAEQKGFDTWHPDVRLFEIKENGQHVGRFFFDLYARANKRGGAWMDGARDRRRTAGGVLQSPVANLVCNFTPADSGKPALLTHDEVTTLFHEFGHGLHHLLTRVEHAGVSGINGVAWDAVELPSQFMENWCWEPEGLALISGHYETGEPLPQDLLGKMLAAKNFQSGLMMVRQLEFSLFDFELHATHGDGRSVAQVLEGVRDEVSVMRPPAYNRFPNSFAHIFAGGYAAGYYSYKWAEVLSADAFSKFEEDGVLNAETGRAFREAILARGGSQEPMVLFVDFRGRAPSIDALLRHSGLSEDAAA; the protein is encoded by the coding sequence ATGTTTCTTCCAGCCAAGGTGCCAACCGTGAGCGTGAACAACCCTCTTTTGCAGTCCTACGACCTGCCGCCGTTCTCGGCGATCCGCGCCGAGCACGTGCAACCGGCCATTGAACAGATCCTGGCTGACAACCGCGCCGCCATTATCGAGATCCTCAAAACCCAGGGCAAACAACCGACCTGGGCCGGCCTGGTGCTGGCGATGGACGAACTCAATGATCGCCTGGGCGCCGCCTGGAGCCCGGTCAGCCACTTGAATGCCGTGTGCAACAGCGCTGAATTGCGTGAAGCCTACGAGTCTTGCCTGCCGGCCCTGAGCGCCTACTCCACCGAGATGGGCCAGAACCGCGAACTGTTCCAGGCCTTCGAAGCCTTGGCCAACAGCCCGGAAGCCGCCGGTTTTGACGTGGCGCAGAAAACTATCCTGGAACACGCCCTGCGTGACTTCCGTCTATCGGGTATCGACCTGCCGGAAGCTGAGCAGAAGCGTTACGCCGAAGTACAGAGTAAATTGTCGGAGCTGGGCAGCCGTTTCTCCAACCAGTTGCTCGACGCCACCCAGGCCTGGACCAAACACGTTACCGACGAAACCGCTCTTGCCGGCCTGACCGATTCGGCCAAGGCGCAAATGGCCGCTGCGGCACAGGCCAAAGGCCTGGAAGGCTTCCTGATCACCCTGGAATTCCCGAGCTACTACGCGGTGATGACCTACGCCCATGACCGCGCCCTGCGCGAAGAAGTCTACGCCGCCTACTGCACCCGTGCGTCGGACCAAGGCCCGAATGCCGGTCAGAACGATAACGGCCCGGTCATGGAAGAAATCCTCGACCTGCGTCAGGAGCTGGCAAAACTCTTGGGTTTCGCCAGCTTCTCGGAGCTGAGTCTGGCGACCAAAATGGCTGAATCCAGCGATCAAGTCCTCAGTTTCCTACGTGACCTGGCCAAGCGCAGCAAGCCGTTCGCCGCTCAGGACCTGGACCAACTCAAGGCCTACGCCGCCGAACAAGGCTGCCCGGACCTGCAAAGCTGGGACAGCGGTTTCTACGGTGAAAAACTCCGTGAACAGCGTTACAGCGTTGCCCAGGAAGCCCTGCGCGCCTACTTCCCGATCGACAAAGTACTGGGCGGCCTGTTCGCCATTGTTCAGCGTCTATACGGCATCGAGATTGCCGAGCAGAAAGGTTTCGACACCTGGCACCCGGACGTTCGCCTGTTCGAGATCAAGGAAAACGGCCAGCACGTCGGCCGCTTCTTCTTCGACCTTTATGCCCGCGCCAACAAGCGTGGCGGCGCGTGGATGGACGGCGCCCGCGACCGTCGTCGCACCGCTGGCGGCGTGCTGCAGAGTCCGGTGGCGAACCTGGTGTGCAACTTCACCCCGGCCGACAGCGGCAAACCTGCGCTGCTGACCCACGATGAAGTCACCACCCTGTTCCACGAATTCGGCCACGGCCTGCATCACCTGCTGACCCGCGTTGAGCATGCTGGCGTGTCCGGCATCAACGGCGTGGCGTGGGATGCGGTCGAGTTGCCAAGCCAGTTCATGGAAAACTGGTGCTGGGAGCCGGAAGGCCTGGCGCTGATTTCCGGTCACTACGAAACCGGCGAGCCGCTGCCTCAGGACCTGCTGGGCAAAATGCTCGCGGCGAAGAATTTCCAGTCCGGCCTGATGATGGTCCGCCAATTGGAATTCTCGCTGTTCGACTTCGAACTGCACGCCACCCACGGCGACGGCCGCAGCGTGGCGCAAGTGCTCGAAGGCGTGCGCGACGAAGTCTCGGTGATGCGTCCACCGGCCTACAACCGCTTCCCGAACAGCTTCGCCCACATCTTCGCCGGCGGTTACGCGGCGGGTTATTACAGCTACAAGTGGGCTGAAGTGCTGTCCGCCGATGCTTTCTCGAAGTTCGAAGAAGACGGCGTGCTGAATGCCGAAACCGGCCGCGCGTTCCGCGAAGCGATCCTGGCGCGCGGTGGTTCCCAGGAACCGATGGTGCTGTTCGTCGACTTCCGTGGCCGTGCGCCATCGATTGACGCACTCTTGCGCCATAGCGGCCTGAGTGAGGACGCGGCAGCATGA
- a CDS encoding YheV family putative zinc ribbon protein: MSEGPVITKKRFIAGAVCPACSEPDKLMMWNEDEVPHRECVACGYSDTLNEQGLSVPKELGTRVNVSALKVPDAKVQAVQFFPNPKLKKKPDEQH, encoded by the coding sequence ATGAGCGAGGGGCCTGTGATCACCAAAAAACGCTTTATCGCCGGGGCGGTCTGCCCGGCGTGCAGCGAGCCGGACAAGTTGATGATGTGGAACGAAGACGAGGTCCCGCACCGTGAGTGCGTGGCCTGCGGTTATTCCGACACGCTCAATGAACAAGGCCTGTCGGTGCCCAAGGAATTGGGCACGCGGGTCAACGTCTCGGCGCTGAAAGTGCCGGACGCCAAGGTTCAGGCAGTGCAATTCTTCCCGAACCCGAAACTGAAGAAAAAGCCCGACGAGCAACACTAA
- a CDS encoding phosphatase domain-containing protein gives MSKTRLILAMCLSLVALFTLSGAMADDAPSPRPAEWAQSVETKYNLFQMSPTLYRSALPDSGIVPLLENLKVGTVINFLPESDSRWLTSPGINQVQLPYRTNHVDDAQVLAALRAIQVAETKGPVLMHCKHGSDRTGLMAAMYRVVVQGWSKEDALKEMTEGGFGDSTHFRDGVRYMMQADADKLRTALANGDCSTSPFAMCSMKSWFKSANVEK, from the coding sequence CCTTGCGATGTGCCTGTCGCTGGTTGCCCTCTTCACTCTATCGGGGGCCATGGCCGACGACGCCCCCTCACCTCGACCTGCGGAATGGGCGCAGTCGGTGGAGACGAAGTACAACCTCTTTCAGATGTCCCCGACCCTTTACCGCAGCGCCTTGCCCGATAGCGGAATAGTGCCGCTGCTGGAAAATCTCAAGGTTGGAACCGTTATCAACTTCCTGCCTGAATCGGACTCCCGCTGGCTGACCTCGCCTGGCATCAATCAGGTCCAACTGCCTTACCGCACCAATCACGTGGATGACGCGCAGGTACTCGCCGCCCTCCGTGCCATTCAGGTGGCGGAGACCAAAGGCCCGGTGTTGATGCATTGCAAACACGGCTCTGATCGCACCGGCCTGATGGCGGCGATGTATCGGGTGGTCGTGCAGGGCTGGAGCAAGGAAGACGCGCTGAAGGAAATGACCGAGGGCGGTTTTGGCGACAGTACCCATTTCAGGGATGGCGTTCGCTACATGATGCAGGCTGATGCCGACAAACTGCGCACCGCCCTGGCCAATGGTGATTGCAGTACCAGTCCGTTTGCCATGTGCTCGATGAAGAGCTGGTTCAAATCGGCCAATGTCGAGAAGTAG